The following coding sequences lie in one Arachis stenosperma cultivar V10309 chromosome 5, arast.V10309.gnm1.PFL2, whole genome shotgun sequence genomic window:
- the LOC130981849 gene encoding uncharacterized protein LOC130981849 isoform X1, whose protein sequence is MDDEVIQRVFHEGGRDFYQQQPSTSSILQSLPLHVSFDHGYYLLVKSIQELREKKEGLVTVGIGGPSGSGKTSLAEKVASVIGCTVISMENYRDGVDEGGDLDFIDFTSLIKNLEDLIKGDDTLVPVFDYQQKRRVGYKAIKSTASGVIIVDGTYALHAKLRSLLDIRVAVVGGVHFSLLSKVRYDIGDSCSLDSLIDSIFPLFRKHIEPDLHHAQIRINNSFVSSFREAIYKVKCRSESPEGYSSTAFQGNEAQTDNCIEMYLRPPSTSEEARINDWIKVRQSGIRYYLSLGDQRIVDKNFIIRPKAEFEVGRMTLGGLLALGYTVVVSYKRSSTTVDNGKVLVSFETIDALDETFMVMRGTNRKTVGTEAMRLGINGPWITKSYLEMILDKKGVPRLSTPPLVTNTSVPGSQDTAIIAPKPIRVTPDLVTGLEDLSQPWTRSPTKSKMEPVMATWHFISSDCSHPDNSVLDPSSFRDTIRLAPMPESCDLDRGLLLAVQAIQALLENKGFPVIVGIGGPSGSGKTSLAHKMANIIGCEVVSLESYYKQVKDFKYDDFSSLDLSLLSKNISDIRKGRRTKVPIFDLESGARSGFKELEVSEDCGVIIFEGVYALHPDIRVSLDFWIAVVGGVHSHLLSRVQRDKSRVGCFISQNEIMMTVFPMFQQYIEPHLVHAHLKIRNDFDPVLSPESSLFVLKSNKKVAYQDILAILDRAKFCSSVQKFIDIYIRLPGIPSNGQLTESDCIRVRICEGRFALLIREPIREGNFIIQPKVDFDIGISTVAGLLNLGYQAVAYIEASAFIYQDGKILIEVDHLQDVPGPYIQIKGVNKDAVAAAGSMLELDGSYTTKSYLEIILERLPTIERTSGGINSQQSARLLEIIEFIQSQGCSSPSESSPSRGVSPIEGAIEEMQSRIRRLEKWLAINTVLWTFLMSALVGFSLYQRRRQ, encoded by the exons ATGGATGATGAAGTTATTCAGCGAGTGTTCCACGAAGGAGGACGCGATTTCTACCAGCAGCAACCTTCAACTTCCTCCATCCTTCAATCTCTCCCTCTCCATGTG TCTTTTGATCATGGCTATTATTTACTGGTAAAATCTATCCAAGAACTACGTGAGAAAAAGGAAGGCCTTGTTACAGTTGGAATTGGTGGTCCTAGTGGCTCTGGAAAAACAAG CTTAGCAGAAAAGGTGGCATCCGTTATTGGTTGTACTGTTATATCAATGGAGAATTATCGTGATGGAGTTGATGAAGGGGGTGATCTGGATTTTATAGATTTCACGAGCTTGATCAAGAATCTTGAG GATTTGATAAAAGGTGATGATACATTAGTCCCAGTGTTTGATTATCAGCAAAAGAGACGTGTTGGCTATAAAGCTATAAAGAGTACTGCATCTGGGGTG ATAATAGTTGATGGAACATATGCATTACATGCAAAACTGCGTTCTTTACTGGATATTCGAGTTGCTGTG GTTGGCGGTGTTCATTTTAGTCTGCTTTCTAAAGTTCGCTATGACATTGGAGATTCTTGTTCACTGGATAGCCTTATAGACAGCATTTTTCCATTATTTAGGAAGCATATTGAGCCAGATCTTCATCATGCACAG ATCAGAATTAACAACAGTTTTGTATCATCATTTAGAGAGGCAATCTACAAGGTTAAATGCAGAAGTGAG TCTCCAGAGGGATATTCAAGTACTGCCTTTCAAGGGAATGAAGCCCAAACAGATAA TTGTATTGAAATGTACCTTAGACCACCTTCCACTAGTGAAGAAGCAAGGATAAATGATTGGATCAAAGTGCGGCAGTCTGGAATTAGATATTATTTATCACTTGGTGACCAGAGGATTGttgacaaaaattttattatcaGGCCTAAAGCAGAGTTTGAG GTTGGACGAATGACATTGGGTGGATTGTTGGCTCTTGGATACACAGTTGTCGTTAGTTATAAACGCTCATCCACAACTGTTGATAATGGCAAGGTTTTGGTGTCTTTTGAAACCATTGATGCCCTTGATGAGACATTCATGGTGATGAGAGGAACTAATAGGAAG ACTGTTGGAACAGAAGCAATGAGGCTTGGTATCAATGGACCTTGGATTACTAAATCATATCTTGAAATGATCCTTGATAAAAAAG GTGTTCCTCGTCTTAGTACACCACCACTGGTGACTAATACATCTGTGCCTGGAAGTCAAGACACTGCAATCATTGCACCAAAACCAATTCGCGTGACTCCTGACCTTGTTACGGGATTGGAGGATTTGTCTCAGCCATGGACTCGGTCCCCTACAAAATCTAAAATGGAACCTGTTATGGCAACATGGCATTTCATATCTTCGGACTGTTCCCACCCTGACAACTCAGTCCTAG ATCCTTCATCTTTCAGGGATACCATTAGGCTTGCTCCAATGCCTGAGTCATGTGACCTGGATAGGGGATTGCTTTTGGCTGTTCAAGCCATACAA GCTTTGTTGGAAAATAAAGGTTTCCCAGTCATAGTTGGAATTG GAGGTCCAAGTGGTTCTGGAAAGACTAGTTTGGCTCATAAAATGGCGAATATTATTGGATGTGAAGTGGTATCCCTGGAAAGCTATTATAAACAAGTAAAGGATTTCAAATATGATGACTTCAGCTCTCTTGACTTATCTTTGCTATCAAAG AATATTAGTGACATAAGAAAAGGCCGAAGAACAAAAGTACCAATATTTGACTTGGAAAGTGGTGCTCGGAGTGGCTTCAAGGAACTTGAAGTTTCAGAAGATTGTGGAGTG ATAATTTTTGAAGGTGTCTATGCTTTGCATCCTGATATCCGAGTATCACTTGATTTTTGGATTGCTGTT GTAGGAGGAGTTCATTCACATTTGCTTTCACGAGTTCAAAGGGATAAGAGTAGAGTGGGTTGTTTTATTTCCCAGAATGAGATCATGATGACGGTGTTTCCAATGTTCCAGCAGTACATTGAACCTCATCTCGTTCATGCACAC CTTAAAATTCGAAATGACTTTGATCCTGTGCTTTCTCCTGAGAGTTCATTGTTTGTGTTGAAGAGCAACAAGAAA GTAGCATATCAAGATATTCTTGCAATTCTTGACCGAGCGAAATTTTGCAGTTCTGTTCAGaaatttattgatatttatATAAGGCTGCCTGGGATCCCTTCTAATGGGCAGTTGACAGAAAGTGATTGTATTCGAGTCAGAATATGTGAAGGAAGATTTGCCTTGCTGATACGTGAG CCTATTAGAGAAGGAAACTTCATCATTCAGCCTAAAGTGGATTTTGATATTGGCATTAGTACAGTTGCTGGTCTTCTTAATCTTGG GTATCAGGCAGTTGCTTACATTGAAGCCTCTGCATTCATCTATCAGGATGGAAAG ATTCTAATTGAGGTTGATCATCTACAAGATGTCCCTGGCCCATATATTCAGATCAAGGGTGTTAATAAAGATGCAGTGGCAGCAGcgggttcaatgcttgaattgGATGGCTCATATACAACTAAG AGTTATCTTGAAATAATTTTAGAAAGACTACCAACAATAGAAAGAACTTCTGGTGGGATTAACTCTCAGCAATCAGCAAGGCTGCTAGAGATTATTGAATTTATTCAATCTCAG GGGTGCAGCTCTCCTTCAGAATCATCACCAAGTAGGGGAGTCTCTCCAATTGAAGGGGCTATTGAGGAGATGCAATCAAGGATTAGAAGGCTTGAGAAGTGGCTTGCTATAAATACG GTTCTATGGACATTTCTAATGTCTGCCCTTGTTGGTTTTTCACTGTATCAAAGGAGGCGTCAGTGA
- the LOC130981849 gene encoding uncharacterized protein LOC130981849 isoform X2: MENYRDGVDEGGDLDFIDFTSLIKNLEDLIKGDDTLVPVFDYQQKRRVGYKAIKSTASGVIIVDGTYALHAKLRSLLDIRVAVVGGVHFSLLSKVRYDIGDSCSLDSLIDSIFPLFRKHIEPDLHHAQIRINNSFVSSFREAIYKVKCRSESPEGYSSTAFQGNEAQTDNCIEMYLRPPSTSEEARINDWIKVRQSGIRYYLSLGDQRIVDKNFIIRPKAEFEVGRMTLGGLLALGYTVVVSYKRSSTTVDNGKVLVSFETIDALDETFMVMRGTNRKTVGTEAMRLGINGPWITKSYLEMILDKKGVPRLSTPPLVTNTSVPGSQDTAIIAPKPIRVTPDLVTGLEDLSQPWTRSPTKSKMEPVMATWHFISSDCSHPDNSVLDPSSFRDTIRLAPMPESCDLDRGLLLAVQAIQALLENKGFPVIVGIGGPSGSGKTSLAHKMANIIGCEVVSLESYYKQVKDFKYDDFSSLDLSLLSKNISDIRKGRRTKVPIFDLESGARSGFKELEVSEDCGVIIFEGVYALHPDIRVSLDFWIAVVGGVHSHLLSRVQRDKSRVGCFISQNEIMMTVFPMFQQYIEPHLVHAHLKIRNDFDPVLSPESSLFVLKSNKKVAYQDILAILDRAKFCSSVQKFIDIYIRLPGIPSNGQLTESDCIRVRICEGRFALLIREPIREGNFIIQPKVDFDIGISTVAGLLNLGYQAVAYIEASAFIYQDGKILIEVDHLQDVPGPYIQIKGVNKDAVAAAGSMLELDGSYTTKSYLEIILERLPTIERTSGGINSQQSARLLEIIEFIQSQGCSSPSESSPSRGVSPIEGAIEEMQSRIRRLEKWLAINTVLWTFLMSALVGFSLYQRRRQ; the protein is encoded by the exons ATGGAGAATTATCGTGATGGAGTTGATGAAGGGGGTGATCTGGATTTTATAGATTTCACGAGCTTGATCAAGAATCTTGAG GATTTGATAAAAGGTGATGATACATTAGTCCCAGTGTTTGATTATCAGCAAAAGAGACGTGTTGGCTATAAAGCTATAAAGAGTACTGCATCTGGGGTG ATAATAGTTGATGGAACATATGCATTACATGCAAAACTGCGTTCTTTACTGGATATTCGAGTTGCTGTG GTTGGCGGTGTTCATTTTAGTCTGCTTTCTAAAGTTCGCTATGACATTGGAGATTCTTGTTCACTGGATAGCCTTATAGACAGCATTTTTCCATTATTTAGGAAGCATATTGAGCCAGATCTTCATCATGCACAG ATCAGAATTAACAACAGTTTTGTATCATCATTTAGAGAGGCAATCTACAAGGTTAAATGCAGAAGTGAG TCTCCAGAGGGATATTCAAGTACTGCCTTTCAAGGGAATGAAGCCCAAACAGATAA TTGTATTGAAATGTACCTTAGACCACCTTCCACTAGTGAAGAAGCAAGGATAAATGATTGGATCAAAGTGCGGCAGTCTGGAATTAGATATTATTTATCACTTGGTGACCAGAGGATTGttgacaaaaattttattatcaGGCCTAAAGCAGAGTTTGAG GTTGGACGAATGACATTGGGTGGATTGTTGGCTCTTGGATACACAGTTGTCGTTAGTTATAAACGCTCATCCACAACTGTTGATAATGGCAAGGTTTTGGTGTCTTTTGAAACCATTGATGCCCTTGATGAGACATTCATGGTGATGAGAGGAACTAATAGGAAG ACTGTTGGAACAGAAGCAATGAGGCTTGGTATCAATGGACCTTGGATTACTAAATCATATCTTGAAATGATCCTTGATAAAAAAG GTGTTCCTCGTCTTAGTACACCACCACTGGTGACTAATACATCTGTGCCTGGAAGTCAAGACACTGCAATCATTGCACCAAAACCAATTCGCGTGACTCCTGACCTTGTTACGGGATTGGAGGATTTGTCTCAGCCATGGACTCGGTCCCCTACAAAATCTAAAATGGAACCTGTTATGGCAACATGGCATTTCATATCTTCGGACTGTTCCCACCCTGACAACTCAGTCCTAG ATCCTTCATCTTTCAGGGATACCATTAGGCTTGCTCCAATGCCTGAGTCATGTGACCTGGATAGGGGATTGCTTTTGGCTGTTCAAGCCATACAA GCTTTGTTGGAAAATAAAGGTTTCCCAGTCATAGTTGGAATTG GAGGTCCAAGTGGTTCTGGAAAGACTAGTTTGGCTCATAAAATGGCGAATATTATTGGATGTGAAGTGGTATCCCTGGAAAGCTATTATAAACAAGTAAAGGATTTCAAATATGATGACTTCAGCTCTCTTGACTTATCTTTGCTATCAAAG AATATTAGTGACATAAGAAAAGGCCGAAGAACAAAAGTACCAATATTTGACTTGGAAAGTGGTGCTCGGAGTGGCTTCAAGGAACTTGAAGTTTCAGAAGATTGTGGAGTG ATAATTTTTGAAGGTGTCTATGCTTTGCATCCTGATATCCGAGTATCACTTGATTTTTGGATTGCTGTT GTAGGAGGAGTTCATTCACATTTGCTTTCACGAGTTCAAAGGGATAAGAGTAGAGTGGGTTGTTTTATTTCCCAGAATGAGATCATGATGACGGTGTTTCCAATGTTCCAGCAGTACATTGAACCTCATCTCGTTCATGCACAC CTTAAAATTCGAAATGACTTTGATCCTGTGCTTTCTCCTGAGAGTTCATTGTTTGTGTTGAAGAGCAACAAGAAA GTAGCATATCAAGATATTCTTGCAATTCTTGACCGAGCGAAATTTTGCAGTTCTGTTCAGaaatttattgatatttatATAAGGCTGCCTGGGATCCCTTCTAATGGGCAGTTGACAGAAAGTGATTGTATTCGAGTCAGAATATGTGAAGGAAGATTTGCCTTGCTGATACGTGAG CCTATTAGAGAAGGAAACTTCATCATTCAGCCTAAAGTGGATTTTGATATTGGCATTAGTACAGTTGCTGGTCTTCTTAATCTTGG GTATCAGGCAGTTGCTTACATTGAAGCCTCTGCATTCATCTATCAGGATGGAAAG ATTCTAATTGAGGTTGATCATCTACAAGATGTCCCTGGCCCATATATTCAGATCAAGGGTGTTAATAAAGATGCAGTGGCAGCAGcgggttcaatgcttgaattgGATGGCTCATATACAACTAAG AGTTATCTTGAAATAATTTTAGAAAGACTACCAACAATAGAAAGAACTTCTGGTGGGATTAACTCTCAGCAATCAGCAAGGCTGCTAGAGATTATTGAATTTATTCAATCTCAG GGGTGCAGCTCTCCTTCAGAATCATCACCAAGTAGGGGAGTCTCTCCAATTGAAGGGGCTATTGAGGAGATGCAATCAAGGATTAGAAGGCTTGAGAAGTGGCTTGCTATAAATACG GTTCTATGGACATTTCTAATGTCTGCCCTTGTTGGTTTTTCACTGTATCAAAGGAGGCGTCAGTGA